Proteins from a genomic interval of Nematostella vectensis chromosome 5, jaNemVect1.1, whole genome shotgun sequence:
- the LOC5519077 gene encoding uncharacterized protein LOC5519077 has translation MTGNHRLMPIGCNLGGQEICDQYRTSKTKVYLGRTNDAPQTTLSTLTTTTTTTTSSSIATPSTSGTYTTATTTTTVSSSIATPSTTIVTSPSPSFDELFISRQSLPIVPQVIEDDTDEAMHDSDEDDQVCEAGPIFHGSGIQVGVIKEDASDRGIFHPPGLLHSSLVECIRMAQHESGTAEPTFLPFTFKAVLGQAHDSCRGLVIVLICSRLFLKPCEKELLSHLADISQSSNSATPIFWLGAMNTEYGKDASDSLGGEHIRTPQVIVCSPSLGQAVPTIIERFVGAAELRKEAFERALQCMGRTLEVFKTERLRMKERELLLRQQKDALEASLCNDRKKDQHSQTTIVSKMFDTTGKLQEKEDDVMGGPVEPQNLNVPAEVSPAHSEVPQEVLDTQNEEKIRRQRKERVCAPPEGADIVKIAVRGPDGKLIRNSFSKHSCFQMVYDWAGSMAIMPLHFSLHRAGGEIVRHDDQLKGHETLNFAERDHQQSAQLLGDEVSFCGNFPMESPAEDTLREETVETAGCSQVPAEVSLANEVASEVSDTQPKQKQGEQAKRKRKRGKESKKRKNHTKKCLEKNSTCNKSIIKSIKLNSVPH, from the exons ATGACAGGGAATCATCGCCTGATGCCAATTGGTTGCAATCTTGGTGGTCAAGAGATTTGCGACCAATACAGAACCTCGAAAACTAAG GTTTATTTAGGACGAACGAATGATGCACCGCAGACCACTTTATCCACCCTGACAACAACCACCACTACAACCACGTCATCTTCAATTGCGACCCCTTCAACAAGTGGCACCTACACGACGGCGACAACCACTACCACCGTGTCATCTTCGATTGCGACCCCTTCAACCACGATTGTGACATCGCCCTCACCAAGTTTTGACGAGTTATTTATAAGTCGCCAATCATTGCCTATTGTCCCCCAAGTTATAGAAGATGACACAGATGAGGCAATGCATGACTCTGATGAAG ATGACCAAGTCTGCGAGGCTGGTCCTATTTTCCATGGAAGTGGGATACAAG TTGGTGTTATTAAGGAGGATGCCAGTGACAGGGGTATATTCCACCCACCAG GCTTGCTTCACTCCTCCCTGGTAGAGTGTATCAGAATGGCGCAGCATGAAAGCGGGACTGCTGAACCTACTTTCCTGCCATTTACATTTAAAGCA GTATTGGGACAAGCACATGACTCATGCCGCGgacttgttattgttttaatatGCAGCAGGCTTTTTTTAAAGCCATGCGAGAAAGAGCTTTTAAG TCACCTTGCTGATATATCCCAATCCTCCAACTCTGCCACACCCATATTTTGGTTAGGGGCGATGAATACAGAATATGGCAAAGATG CTTCAGATTCTTTGGGAGGTGAGCATATCAGGACACCACAAGTGATTGTCTGCTCACCATCTCTTGGACAAGCAGTCCCAACAATTATTGAGCGGTTTGTTG GCGCAGCCGAGTTACGAAAGGAAGCTTTTGAAAGGGCATTACAGTGTATGGGGCGGACACTTGAAGTTTTCAAGACGGAGCG GCTCAGAATGAAGGAAAGAGAACTGCTTCTTCGACAGCAGAAGGATGCACTTGAAGCTTCCCTTTGCAATGACAG GAAAAAGGATCAGCACAGCCAGACGACCATCGTTTCTAAG ATGTTTGATACAACTGGCAAGCTCCAAGAGAAGGAGGATGATGTGATGGGGGGACCGGTGGAGCCTCAAAATCTTAAC GTACCAGCAGAGGTGTCTCCTGCACATAGTGAG GTGCCACAAGAGGTATTGGACACACAAAATGAG GAAAAAATTAGGAGGCAACGCAAAGAAAGGGTCTGTGCCCCACCCGAGGGTGCAGACATTGTTAAAATAGCCGTCAGAGGCCCTGATGGCAAACTAATAAGGAACTCCTTTTCCAAGCATTCCTGTTTTCAG ATGGTCTATGACTGGGCAGGATCCATGGCCATTATGCCTCTACATTTCTCCCTGCATAGGGCTGGAGGAGAAATTGTGAGGCATGATGACCAATTAAAGGGACATGAGACCCTTAACTTTGCTGAAAGG GATCACCAACAAAGTGCACAACTTTTAGGAGATGAG GTTTCTTTCTGTGGAAACTTTCCAATGGAATCTCCTGCGGAAGATACACTAAGAG AGGAGACAGTTGAAACAGCAGGCTGCAGTCAG GTACCAGCAGAGGTGTCTCTGGCAAATGAG GTGGCATCAGAGGTATCAGACACCCAACCTAAG CAAAAACAAGGCGAGCAAgcaaagagaaagagaaagaggGGCAAGGAGagcaaaaaaaggaagaaccacacaaaaaaatgtttagaaaagaaTAGTACTTGTAATAAAAGCATTATTAAAAGCATTAAGCTTAATTCTGTTCCTCATTAA